ttttcggaattttttttttttttttttttcccctatacaaaaaaaattataattttaatatatatatatatttgtatatgtgtatagaatatataaaaacagacaaaatacgAAAAATGAAATAgtgtagatagaaaaagatatacgaatactcattatatatatatatctgacaaaCATAATAAGTCTATCTATACCATACTACCTTCTTCTATTGCAGTTGATCGTGAAAGTTTCGATTCGGCTTCTTCGTCTCGATTATTGAACTGTCTGTGTTGTATATCAGGTTCTCCTCTTGTAATACTGTTAAAATTTTGATAGGGTACAACTCTTCTGCTATTcgcatttgatattatatataagcgtgtATGGAATATTAGATCACGTCCGTTCGTATGTACAGTTGGTATTGGTGTCATCGTTGGTACTGGTGCGATTGTAATCCCTATTGCACTCTGATTTTCGAGTTCGCTTACGacaatatcttcttcttcttcttcttctacttctagttcttcttcttcttcttctacttctagttcttcttcttcatctactgctgctgctgctgctgctgctgctgcttctcctACTGAATCTAGTGCATTTGTTATGTCTCCCCTATCCACATTAGAGGCTGAcgtatttgtcttttttgttgttgttgtctgtcgaACCAGATATCCCCATATCGCAGTTAGGGATGCGCTCTGTTCTTGATCTAGAATAGAACTTATTCGAGAGGTAATTTCGTAAGAGTTAAGTCTGTCCAGTGTCATGCGATACTCGCTCTCGATATGATAGCCGGTATATGTGTGATCGGGATACGGAAGATTAAAGGAAATTTCATGACGATACATCGGGATATTGGGGTCTCCGCTATCGTTAAAGGCTGACTGCTTATACAGGTAAACCGAATTCTCGATACAACCGGTAGGATAGGAACGATTGTAGTTCTTTCCCATAACCATTTGTATAAATCGCATCACAGCGTACACCGTTCGATAATTTGCAATACGCTCTGCTGACaatagtttattgttatttttttcctcgtaCGATTCGATTTTTTTCCGTACAGCTGAAGTACAGTCGACCTCTCTGGAAAAAGGTATGCCGGTCTGTAGAATTTGCTCGCAGAGCGCATCTCGAACGGCAACGACGGGAAACCCCTGCACCAATATCAAGCGTTTGGTATAGTCCAAACCCAGGAGGATGTTCCAATCATGTTCCGATGTATCTTGGCTGGTGCTGGAACTGTGTCTCCACATCGGTATACGAGATACTTCTAATCTGacctagaaagatagataaaaaaatcatcTCACTAATGAATAAAGATTATCTGATATGTTACTTAAAAATCAATAAGTCGATAAGTGACggtcttgaatatatatatatatatacggtgagGGTCAAAGCTGAATATCTCTATTTAAACTAGAATTATAAGATTGTATAGTATACCTTGTCGATgaattcttttcccttctttaattGAACGTAATAGCATTCGGGATACCACTCGGCGTGTACTCTCCAAGGATCGTCATCTTCCTCCCAGTTGCGAAGACAAGCACCGCAGTGAAAGCATTGAACGTGATCGCTAATCCCTGAAAGCGAACGATAAATAGTCTATGTTAATATAAACGATCTTATCGTACTAATAAGTACTATCTAAGACTCATGAACAGTAAAGGAGGCGATATGTTTGTACTTCATTCGAtctagagcgaatggtgaacttacCAAGATAATAGAATCCGGCCTCTACTAGCGCCTCTATTttttgacgatgacgatgaggcCAATTTAAAAAGCTCTCCAGCCGCGATTGGGTCGTTTTATAATAATCGTGCAACGGACCAGCGTATTCGTATCGAGTCTTTATCAAATCTTCCTGGTCGACTGTCGCTGTTGCTGTCGCTGTCGCTGTTGCTGATGTTACTGCAACTCTCTTCTGATTTACAATACTATTGAGAATGTTACTCATGCGTATGGGTATATTGCCTACTGACTTACCCTGTGCAAACTTACAGTTAGGACTTTTCTTTAAATGCATATCTCTTATAACGATAGGTTTATCGTAAGAAAAATTCATGTATTTGTGACAGCTAAAACAGATGCAGCAGGTTGTGTCTCTCGTATAGAAAAATCCAGCAGCGGCTAAGTCTTTTGCTTGTACCACTTTGTTTGGCCAATCTATGAATGTTTCTAATCTCTTTATTTCGTATCTTAAATCGGCCGGTAATCCAGTCGCTGGATCGAAACGATTTTCAAAGATCTTTGATCTTGGAAGAGGAGGTAGATTTCGTGCGAGGAGACAAAGCGGATTCTTATCCTTATGGATCTTCACAATATCGTCCCATGGCATGATGGTGTCTATGTCGATATATAGATGACAGTTAACACAAACTATGTATTGTTTAGACGATAGACCGCATCTCATAAAACCAGCCTTTGCAAGTATCTTTGGATTAATAACATACGAGGACGACTCGTGCCCAAATGTCATTCTGCGATTATATTCGCTTGTCATACCACTAAAATCGACATGATATTGCTGATCGTCGATGTGTAATGGAATATTTTGCGACATGACAGTATCGTAAACAGATCATATGACCGTTTATAGGCAAggttgaaaagaaatatatatacgtttatacaccTAGAATTATTTTATATTCGAATAATAAATCATACGCCTACAGGATTACAAGGGAACTACATGTTTACAAAGGAATATTAACGATAAAATgacagtagtagtattttcagTTTACacgatattatttttctctctaaatacacactacaataataaatctcttattctcgtgtatatgtatacctcTCATAATCTTTATATTACCATATAGTGATATTGCgagatctttctttattttataaataggGTTCAAGAGTATATTTAATCTTCTTCCTACAAATAGGACACTTTGTTTGAGTCACTATACAATTACCACAACACGACATATGACGACAGGGAAGAGTAACCGTTTTTACGCAAGAGTTCAAGCAAATCTTGCATAAGTATCGATCGCCAATTACACTATCAGGAGCCTCTGTAAATAAAGAAAGTTATATGTGcagaatataacacatatataaagacatatgtaCATCACTTTCTTTTCAGAGATACACAATTTACTCTACAACATAGGGTCTTACCTTTTATTTCAgaacttctttcttcatcttcctggCGTTGGTGGTGTTCCCTAATCACACTGAATACATCATaggaatttttatcatcatcatcatcatcatcgtcatcatcgtcattattattattattattattattattattattattattattattattattattattattactactactactactactactactactactactattattattattattattattattattattattattattattattactactattaatactgctGCCACTACTCCTATTGTTGTCATTGATTATTATAGAAAGCCGAATCAAGTGATTCCATATATCAAAGAGGGAGATGCTATCCCTCTCCCGGAAATATAAATTCGTGACATGAACAGGTAGCCCTCTATTAAGTTGCTCTAATGCTATACGATATTCCTGCTGAAATTTAAAATCGCTATTATGAGATGGATGCGGAATAGTGAACGATAATCGATATTGATACATCGGTGTTGCGACAGGGTTATATGAAGGTTGTCTGAACAGAAATAATGACTGATCCGGTTTGAATAAATCAATAGAGACATTCCGATCTACATCTTGATTCATAATGAATATTCTCTTAAGGTCCATCAAAAAATACATCACAGAATATACCGCATggtaattttgaatatattccGTGCTCATATGGCTGATCTTTTTGCTAAGGTATCCATATTACCGTTGctgctattttctctctccataaTAAAGACCTCTTTtggtaataatggttatgaaCTAAATCGTTCTCGAACCAATCTCTGACGGCAGCAACTGGAAGAGTGATATCCGCAAAACTTTGGTATATCCAACCATAACAGCATTCCAATCTTCGTCCGTtaacagaaaatttttttcacGAGAGGTTTCTAAAAAGCACATTCTGACCGTCTTTGCCTTGAAAGTAAAGATTGGTTAAAATTAACACTCTATAATCAAATGatacatattgaaaataacatctcgttttatataaaaataaaccgaTTAAATTTCAAGCTAGAAAGAATTTTATTAGAATAAATGAGCACATAATATCTACCGTATCGATAA
This genomic window from Penaeus monodon isolate SGIC_2016 unplaced genomic scaffold, NSTDA_Pmon_1 PmonScaffold_7311, whole genome shotgun sequence contains:
- the LOC119571651 gene encoding death-associated inhibitor of apoptosis 2-like, translated to MSQNIPLHIDDQQYHVDFSGMTSEYNRRMTFGHESSSYVINPKILAKAGFMRCGLSSKQYIVCVNCHLYIDIDTIMPWDDIVKIHKDKNPLCLLARNLPPLPRSKIFENRFDPATGLPADLRYEIKRLETFIDWPNKVVQAKDLAAAGFFYTRDTTCCICFSCHKYMNFSYDKPIVIRDMHLKKSPNCKFAQGKSVGNIPIRMSNILNSIVNQKRVAVTSATATATATATVDQEDLIKTRYEYAGPLHDYYKTTQSRLESFLNWPHRHRQKIEALVEAGFYYLGISDHVQCFHCGACLRNWEEDDDPWRVHAEWYPECYYVQLKKGKEFIDKVRLEVSRIPMWRHSSSTSQDTSEHDWNILLGLDYTKRLILVQGFPVVAVRDALCEQILQTGIPFSREVDCTSAVRKKIESYEEKNNNKLLSAERIANYRTVYAVMRFIQMVMGKNYNRSYPTGCIENSVYLYKQSAFNDSGDPNIPMYRHEISFNLPYPDHTYTGYHIESEYRMTLDRLNSYEITSRISSILDQEQSASLTAIWGYLVRQTTTTKKTNTSASNVDRGDITNALDS